Proteins encoded together in one Romeriopsis navalis LEGE 11480 window:
- a CDS encoding YbjN domain-containing protein yields MTVAAEELTVEPVLAEDLMSSINIVDEIESVISTLDYDKTAMVSHGEHGNLWKFNYGSVEVLVKITGETDDDTFTVWSTLFSFGEASLDEPSTNHAKLMHKVLGMNWIGTLDAKFAISGNELVVTVSRPIADLSPSEISRGITLVATIADDNDEAFQEQHGS; encoded by the coding sequence ATGACCGTCGCTGCTGAAGAGCTCACAGTTGAACCCGTACTCGCTGAAGATTTGATGTCCTCGATCAATATTGTGGATGAGATTGAATCGGTGATTTCCACCCTGGACTATGACAAGACCGCAATGGTTAGTCATGGAGAGCATGGGAACCTCTGGAAATTTAACTATGGTTCGGTGGAAGTGTTGGTGAAAATCACCGGCGAAACGGATGACGATACATTTACGGTCTGGTCAACCTTATTCAGTTTTGGCGAAGCGTCGTTGGATGAGCCAAGTACAAATCATGCCAAGCTGATGCATAAAGTCTTGGGCATGAATTGGATCGGTACGTTGGACGCGAAGTTTGCAATTTCCGGTAATGAGCTTGTGGTGACGGTGAGTCGTCCGATCGCCGATTTATCTCCCAGTGAAATTTCTCGGGGGATTACGCTGGTGGCAACGATCGCCGATGATAATGATGAAGCCTTTCAAGAGCAGCACGGCAGCTAA